A window from Synechococcus sp. RSCCF101 encodes these proteins:
- a CDS encoding ABC transporter ATP-binding protein, which translates to MAEVRFEQVSKSFPGRGGGEPVQVLDRVDLTVPDGEFLVLVGPSGCGKSTLLRLLAGLDEPTGGEILLDGQPISRRPPARRDVAMVFQSYALYPHLSVEDNIGFGLRRRQKRGPREVLVDQLHRWSRRWPRAMRVRSLREERVERRVAEVAELLELDAVRQRRPKELSGGQKQRVALGRAIAREPSVFLMDEPLSNLDAKLRSGTRAQIVGLQRSLGTTTIYVTHDQVEAMTMGHRIAVLNQGRLQQLGTPMELYRWPSNLFVAQFIGSPPMNLLPVQVAAGGTLLLGERRFPIDGVLEAAVEGRVGACLTAGLRPEDLSVAPATNRNLPADVVHCEALGNEQIVSARLLDGDHLVHVRAPASPELAIGQRLHLEVNAAGWRLFEADGEAIAIPRPQAASSEPVLPSFTT; encoded by the coding sequence TTGGCCGAGGTCCGCTTCGAGCAGGTCAGCAAGAGCTTCCCCGGCCGCGGCGGTGGCGAGCCGGTGCAGGTTCTCGATCGGGTGGATCTCACGGTTCCCGACGGCGAGTTCCTCGTGCTGGTGGGGCCCTCCGGTTGCGGCAAGAGCACCCTGCTGCGGTTGCTCGCCGGACTCGATGAACCCACAGGCGGGGAGATCCTGCTCGACGGCCAGCCCATCAGTCGGCGCCCGCCGGCCCGGCGCGATGTGGCGATGGTGTTCCAGAGCTACGCGCTCTATCCCCACCTGAGCGTGGAGGACAACATCGGCTTCGGGCTGAGGCGGCGGCAGAAGCGCGGACCGCGTGAGGTGCTGGTCGACCAGCTGCACCGCTGGTCACGCCGCTGGCCCCGGGCGATGCGGGTGCGATCCCTCCGCGAGGAGCGCGTCGAACGGCGGGTGGCCGAGGTGGCCGAACTGCTGGAACTGGACGCGGTGCGGCAGCGACGGCCCAAAGAGCTTTCCGGCGGTCAGAAGCAGCGGGTGGCTCTGGGTCGGGCCATCGCCCGGGAGCCGTCGGTGTTTCTGATGGATGAACCCCTGAGCAACCTCGACGCCAAGCTTCGCTCCGGCACCCGGGCCCAGATCGTGGGCCTGCAGCGCAGCCTCGGCACCACCACGATCTACGTGACTCACGACCAGGTGGAGGCGATGACCATGGGCCATCGCATCGCCGTGCTCAACCAGGGGCGGCTGCAACAGCTCGGTACCCCGATGGAGCTCTACCGCTGGCCCTCGAACCTGTTCGTGGCGCAGTTCATCGGCAGCCCGCCGATGAACCTCCTGCCGGTGCAGGTGGCCGCCGGCGGCACGCTGCTGCTGGGAGAGCGGCGTTTCCCGATCGATGGCGTGCTCGAGGCGGCGGTGGAGGGCCGGGTGGGTGCATGCCTCACCGCTGGCCTGCGGCCGGAGGATCTGAGCGTGGCCCCGGCCACCAACCGCAACCTGCCGGCGGATGTGGTGCACTGCGAGGCCCTGGGCAATGAGCAGATCGTCAGCGCCCGACTTCTGGATGGGGACCATCTGGTGCATGTTCGTGCGCCCGCCAGTCCGGAGCTGGCGATCGGCCAGCGGCTGCATCTCGAGGTGAATGCCGCCGGCTGGCGCCTGTTCGAAGCCGACGGCGAAGCGATTGCCATTCCCCGCCCGCAGGCGGCCTCATCCGAGCCGGTGCTGCCCAGCTTCACGACCTGA
- the cgtA gene encoding Obg family GTPase CgtA, with protein MQFIDQATINVRAGRGGDGIVAFRREKYVPAGGPAGGNGGKGGDVWLQADANLQTLLDFRYQREFKAGDGRRGGPNRCTGAGGEDRLITVPCGTEVRHADNGELLGDLTAAGDRLRVASGGRGGWGNAHYLSNRNRAPERCTEGVEGECLPLQLELKLLAEVGIIGLPNAGKSSLISVLSAARPRIAAYPFSTLVPNLGVVRRPSGDGTVFADIPGLIAGASQGAGLGHAFLRHIERTRLLLHLVDASAESVEQDHRVVLQELEAYGHGLAERPRLLVLSKCDLIDEEECRRRCDLLSAASGRAVLPIAAVTGQGLQALTASVWEALAEQR; from the coding sequence TTGCAGTTCATCGATCAGGCCACGATCAACGTGCGTGCCGGCCGCGGTGGGGACGGCATCGTGGCGTTCCGCCGCGAGAAGTACGTGCCCGCCGGAGGGCCGGCCGGCGGGAATGGCGGGAAAGGCGGCGACGTGTGGCTGCAGGCCGATGCCAACCTCCAGACGCTGCTGGATTTCCGCTACCAGCGGGAGTTCAAGGCCGGCGATGGCCGCCGCGGCGGGCCCAACCGCTGCACCGGCGCCGGCGGCGAGGATCGCCTGATCACCGTTCCCTGCGGCACCGAGGTGCGCCATGCGGACAACGGTGAACTGCTGGGTGACCTGACCGCCGCCGGCGATCGGCTGCGGGTGGCGAGCGGCGGCCGCGGCGGCTGGGGCAATGCCCACTATCTGAGCAATCGCAACCGGGCTCCCGAGCGTTGCACCGAGGGAGTCGAGGGCGAGTGCCTGCCGCTGCAGCTGGAACTGAAGCTGCTGGCGGAGGTGGGCATCATCGGTCTGCCCAACGCCGGCAAAAGCAGCCTGATCAGCGTGCTGTCGGCGGCGCGTCCCCGGATCGCCGCCTACCCCTTCAGCACGCTGGTGCCCAATCTCGGTGTGGTGCGCCGGCCCAGTGGCGATGGCACCGTCTTCGCCGACATCCCCGGCCTGATCGCCGGGGCCTCGCAGGGGGCGGGCCTCGGCCATGCGTTCCTGCGCCACATCGAACGCACCCGATTGCTGCTGCATCTGGTGGATGCCTCGGCTGAATCGGTGGAGCAGGACCACCGGGTGGTGCTGCAGGAGCTGGAGGCCTACGGCCACGGACTGGCTGAGCGGCCAAGGCTGCTGGTGCTCAGCAAGTGCGACCTGATCGATGAGGAGGAGTGCCGCCGGCGTTGTGATCTGTTGTCAGCCGCATCCGGACGGGCGGTGTTGCCCATCGCTGCGGTCACCGGGCAGGGCCTTCAGGCGCTGACCGCCTCGGTCTGGGAGGCGCTGGCCGAGCAACGGTGA
- a CDS encoding DUF2301 domain-containing membrane protein — protein sequence MTRSGSPDPAPAEARTEVFEGVYGSFTITPADRREVLAYRLSLISLALCLGGLLISWDLPSLEIRPWLWPAGMVISLGLALNWIHIYLRPLHRLLQVFWLVGSMGMAALLVRSDAGELPATLLDQRLWLLAVGPFFAALTGIGFKEFFCFRRPEAIGVTLLLPLALLGLLLGVLPPLASYRLMLIAAALLLVLGLRKLPMEAAADVGDKSVFAHLDGAAPGIAA from the coding sequence ATGACGCGCTCCGGTAGCCCCGACCCTGCCCCAGCGGAAGCCAGGACCGAGGTGTTCGAGGGCGTGTACGGCAGCTTCACCATCACCCCCGCGGACCGGCGTGAGGTGCTGGCCTACCGGCTGAGCCTGATCAGCCTGGCTCTGTGCCTGGGAGGGCTTCTGATCAGCTGGGATCTCCCATCCCTGGAGATCCGCCCGTGGCTCTGGCCCGCCGGCATGGTGATCAGCCTCGGGCTGGCTCTGAACTGGATCCACATCTATCTCCGCCCGCTCCACCGTCTGCTGCAGGTCTTCTGGCTGGTCGGATCGATGGGGATGGCCGCCCTGCTGGTCCGCTCCGATGCGGGCGAGCTGCCCGCAACCCTGCTGGACCAGCGCCTCTGGCTTCTGGCGGTGGGCCCCTTCTTCGCCGCGCTCACCGGCATCGGCTTCAAGGAGTTCTTCTGCTTTCGCCGGCCGGAGGCCATCGGCGTGACCCTGCTGCTGCCCCTGGCCCTGCTTGGCCTTCTGCTGGGGGTCCTGCCGCCACTGGCCAGCTACCGGCTGATGCTGATCGCGGCTGCCTTGCTCCTGGTGCTGGGCCTCCGCAAGCTGCCGATGGAGGCGGCGGCGGACGTCGGCGACAAGAGCGTCTTCGCCCATCTGGATGGGGCCGCCCCCGGCATTGCCGCCTGA
- a CDS encoding aspartoacylase, translated as MQRPSGEDGTPQVLITAATHGNEPNAAWLLESWPEPSWPGAIRVRPVTANPDALACNRRYIDCDLNRSFLKARNAPAAAGDPLEVRRARDLLRFWGTGGEQPCSVAIDLHSTTAAMGACLVVYGRRGGDLALAAGIQRRLGLPVYLHEGDASQTGFLVEAWPCGVVIEVGPVAQGVLDSRIIRQTRLALETAIEVLQDCRSGAPLNWPAHLEVHRHLGSLDVPRDGSGEAMACIHPARQGRDWQPLALGDPLFEAHGGEDMVLEPHHLAQWSEGGGAAGPLVPVFINEAAYREKGIAMSFTVRECWPVEPAWIEALQRVLAVPPSPQLSPAAAGSSSGTSGPL; from the coding sequence ATGCAGAGGCCATCCGGCGAGGACGGCACGCCGCAGGTGCTCATCACAGCCGCCACTCACGGCAATGAGCCCAATGCCGCCTGGCTGCTTGAGTCCTGGCCGGAGCCCTCGTGGCCCGGGGCCATCAGGGTGCGGCCGGTGACGGCCAATCCCGACGCCCTGGCGTGCAACCGCCGCTACATCGACTGCGATCTCAACCGCAGTTTTCTGAAGGCGCGGAATGCCCCTGCTGCTGCCGGCGATCCGCTCGAGGTGCGGCGCGCCCGGGATCTGCTGCGGTTCTGGGGCACAGGCGGTGAGCAGCCCTGTTCCGTCGCCATCGATCTGCACAGCACCACGGCCGCCATGGGGGCCTGCCTGGTGGTGTACGGCCGCCGCGGAGGCGATCTCGCCCTGGCCGCGGGCATTCAGCGACGCCTGGGGCTGCCGGTCTATCTGCACGAAGGCGATGCCTCCCAGACCGGCTTTCTGGTGGAGGCCTGGCCCTGCGGGGTGGTGATCGAGGTGGGACCGGTGGCGCAGGGCGTGCTCGACTCCCGCATCATCCGCCAGACGCGACTGGCGCTCGAGACCGCGATCGAGGTCCTCCAGGATTGCCGCTCCGGCGCGCCGCTGAACTGGCCGGCTCACCTGGAGGTGCACCGCCACCTGGGTAGTCTTGATGTGCCCAGGGATGGCAGCGGCGAAGCGATGGCCTGCATCCATCCGGCCCGCCAGGGGCGGGACTGGCAGCCTCTGGCCCTGGGGGATCCGCTGTTCGAGGCCCATGGCGGTGAGGACATGGTGCTGGAGCCGCATCACCTCGCCCAGTGGAGCGAGGGGGGAGGGGCGGCCGGGCCCCTGGTGCCGGTGTTCATCAATGAAGCGGCCTACCGGGAGAAGGGCATCGCCATGAGCTTCACCGTGAGAGAGTGCTGGCCTGTCGAGCCGGCATGGATCGA
- a CDS encoding CP12 domain-containing protein: MKSIDEHIQKDQSEIQQARAEGNTGKVRHLEEELQSLKEYKDHHPGDQHDPTSLEMYCDTNPEAPECRVYDD; this comes from the coding sequence ATGAAATCCATCGACGAGCACATCCAGAAGGATCAGAGCGAGATCCAGCAGGCACGCGCCGAAGGCAATACCGGCAAAGTCCGCCACCTTGAGGAGGAACTGCAATCCCTCAAGGAGTACAAGGACCACCATCCCGGTGACCAGCACGATCCCACCTCGCTGGAAATGTATTGCGACACCAACCCTGAAGCGCCGGAGTGCAGGGTCTACGACGACTGA
- a CDS encoding glutathione S-transferase C-terminal domain-containing protein, with product MSLPRWLVASVRAGWHWQWLQLMGGLGPADRQGNYRRPASAVPEAGAVPASADEAGRHWLVIGRSCPWAHRVWLVWSLRGLGSTLTLAEASPDLRGGRWILDPPRDGFSTLADLYRAHRTPRQHRPTVPVLLDRIGERVLCNDSAGMMDLLNRWPAEPGSIDLDPPDCREASQRWRLRLQDTVNDGVYRCGFARCQSAYEQAHAELMQALESADRELSQAGPWLCGASLTLADLCLFTTLIRWELVYEPLFGCSGRPLWSFSSLYRWRAALYNLPEVRATCDGAAWRQHYFAGLFPLNPGGIVPLPAPLEQIVTGMSAPAPARP from the coding sequence ATGAGCCTGCCCCGATGGCTGGTCGCTTCCGTTCGAGCGGGATGGCACTGGCAATGGCTGCAGCTGATGGGCGGGCTGGGTCCGGCGGACCGCCAGGGCAACTACCGCCGACCGGCGAGTGCGGTGCCGGAGGCGGGAGCGGTCCCGGCGAGCGCCGATGAGGCCGGCCGGCACTGGCTGGTGATCGGTCGCAGCTGCCCGTGGGCCCACCGCGTCTGGCTGGTGTGGTCGCTGCGGGGCCTCGGCTCCACGCTGACCCTGGCGGAAGCCAGTCCCGACCTGCGGGGAGGCCGGTGGATCCTCGATCCTCCCCGCGATGGGTTCAGCACCCTCGCTGACCTCTACCGGGCCCACCGGACGCCCAGGCAGCACCGGCCAACGGTGCCGGTGCTGCTGGATCGGATCGGAGAGCGGGTGCTCTGCAACGACAGCGCCGGGATGATGGACCTGCTCAACCGCTGGCCCGCTGAGCCCGGGAGCATCGATCTCGACCCACCCGACTGCCGGGAGGCCAGCCAACGCTGGCGCCTGCGGTTGCAGGACACGGTGAACGACGGCGTTTACCGCTGCGGCTTCGCCCGCTGCCAGAGCGCCTACGAGCAGGCCCACGCTGAGCTGATGCAGGCGCTCGAATCCGCGGACCGGGAGCTGAGCCAGGCCGGTCCCTGGCTCTGCGGAGCATCACTGACGCTGGCGGACCTGTGCCTGTTCACCACCCTGATCCGCTGGGAGCTGGTGTACGAACCGCTCTTCGGCTGTTCCGGCCGACCGCTCTGGTCGTTCAGTTCCCTGTACCGCTGGCGGGCGGCCCTCTACAACCTGCCGGAGGTGCGCGCCACCTGTGATGGCGCCGCCTGGCGGCAGCACTACTTCGCCGGCCTGTTCCCCCTGAATCCCGGGGGTATCGTTCCGCTGCCGGCGCCACTCGAGCAGATCGTCACCGGCATGTCCGCACCAGCACCGGCCCGACCATGA